Genomic window (Pseudomonas hydrolytica):
GGCGATGACGATGGCGAAGAACACCAGGGGGTTGGCCAGGTCGGACGGACGGCGGGCCAGCAGGCGCATCTCGCGGGCCAGAAGCTGGGTGAATACGTTGCTCATGCGGCGTACTGCCCCAGATCCAGATCACGGTAGGTGGCCGGCTTGTGCTGCAGGCTGTGATGGGTGGTCAGTATCACCACGCCACCGCGCTCGCAATGACTGGCCAGATGCGCCTCGAGCTGCGCCACGCCCTGCTTGTCCAGGGCGGTGAAGGGCTCGTCCAGCACCCACAGCGGCGGCGTATCGACCAGATACAGGCGCGCCAGGGCCACCCGGCGCTGCTGACCGGCGGACAGGGTGTGACAGGGAACGTCCTCGAAACCGCGCAGCCCGACCGCGTCCAGCGCCTGCCAGATCGCCTCGCGGCTGGCCGGACGATGCAGGGCGCAGAGCCAGGCGAGGTTCTCCTCGGCAGTCAGTAGCCCCTTGATGCCGGCGGCGTGGCCGATCCACAGCAGATTGCGCGCAAGCTCCGCACGCTGCTCGCTCATCGGCTGGCCGTTGAGGCGGATGCTGCCGGCGGTGGGCTGGCGCAGGCCGGCCAGCAGACGCAGCAGGCTGGTCTTGCCACTGCCGTTGGGCCCGCTGACCTGAAGCATGTCGCCGGCCTGCATGGCCAGATTCAGATGCTCGAAAAGCATGCGCCAGTCCCGCTCACAACTGAGCGCCACGGCTTCGAGAAGAGGAACGGGAAGGGTCATCGATACCTGGCAGGGTTAAAGTCGACGGTGCTCCGGCCGCTATACTGACGCGTGCCGGAGTGCGGTGCGCAGCGGGGCGGCATTATACATGGCGCATCGCTGTCCCCGCAGTCAGCATTTTCGACAGGGTGTGAATCACATGGAGTGTGCCATGCGCACCCTCGGCACCTGCAAAGGACGGAGCCCAACCCAAGCCCATGAGTGAAATCAGCAGCCCACGCCCGCTTCCCCCCTCGCCGCCGGTGATTCGCAACGCCGCGACGGCTGCGGACCTGGCCGTGCGCCTGCTGCAGCCGCTGGAAGGCATGCTGGCCGCCGGCGAGAGCGCCAAGGCCGAAGTGGTGGCGATTCGCGAACAGGCGCAGAGCTTTCAGGTGCTGCTCAAACTGACGCTCGACGGCGGCCGACAGGCCACTCTGCAGGCGGAAAGCCCGCGGGCGCTGGCCCAGGGCAGCGCCCTGGTGGTCACCGCCCTGTCGGATACGCGTCTGGCCGTGGTTCTGCAGGCCGGGGGCGACAAGCCGCTGACCAGCCTCGACCTGCAGCAACTGCCGCCCGGCACCTTGGTACAGGGCAAGGTGATCAGCCGTGAGGTGCTGCCGCCACAGGGCGCCCAGACCGTCTACCGCCTGGTGGTCAACCTGCTCAACACCCCGCTGGCCGGCAGCAAGCTGGCGCTCGACAGCCCCATGGCGCTGCCGCTAGGCAGCCTGCTCAGCGCCCAGGTGCAGGGCAGCCAGAGCCTCGCCTTCCTGCCGCTGAGCGGCCGCCTCGATCAACTGGTGCTGG
Coding sequences:
- the ccmA gene encoding cytochrome c biogenesis heme-transporting ATPase CcmA: MTLPVPLLEAVALSCERDWRMLFEHLNLAMQAGDMLQVSGPNGSGKTSLLRLLAGLRQPTAGSIRLNGQPMSEQRAELARNLLWIGHAAGIKGLLTAEENLAWLCALHRPASREAIWQALDAVGLRGFEDVPCHTLSAGQQRRVALARLYLVDTPPLWVLDEPFTALDKQGVAQLEAHLASHCERGGVVILTTHHSLQHKPATYRDLDLGQYAA